Proteins from a genomic interval of Kiritimatiellia bacterium:
- a CDS encoding DUF4340 domain-containing protein, which produces MKTDKLLKLLVTALVLIAIAMWMRYSQAARRRPADEVGAVVVPALQKAETLNAVAGIEFIRADSTVRVTRTGGRWVSPDRYGHPVKAEEVRKFLLALADLRVGQAVPGGDSARVALELLPPALDTNGRPRAGSGTLVRLVGTNGAELASVILGKNRRRGGETGFADGRFVLAGGKPALVAETFSGLPTRPEDWMNTQLVDLFSSDIDTLTWTPPAKPPLTLTNIAGELKLANLATNETMDSLKVSRLSGIVSWLRFAQVADPSLPPSETGLDQPAVLVARAKNGREFTVKIGREAGTNAQRYVSVSAAFAAPKPLPAAPAADASEEQKKRHEEETKKIKEENEKIEAEIRELNERTARWVYLVEGSRFENLPQERKDLLQPPPAPASTSGEGATNAAPASATAPAASGVTNAPSQGGPSTPPPAAPSPDAPATNAPPGPTG; this is translated from the coding sequence ATGAAAACGGACAAGCTGCTCAAGTTGCTCGTCACCGCGTTGGTGCTCATCGCGATCGCGATGTGGATGCGCTACAGCCAGGCGGCGCGGCGACGGCCGGCAGACGAAGTGGGTGCGGTCGTGGTGCCCGCGCTGCAAAAGGCGGAGACCTTGAACGCGGTGGCGGGGATCGAGTTCATCCGTGCCGATTCTACGGTTCGAGTGACGCGAACGGGCGGCCGGTGGGTGAGCCCCGACCGCTATGGCCATCCGGTGAAGGCCGAGGAGGTGCGGAAATTCCTGCTGGCGTTGGCGGACTTGAGGGTGGGTCAGGCGGTACCGGGGGGGGATTCGGCGCGCGTCGCACTCGAGCTGCTGCCGCCGGCGCTGGACACGAACGGACGGCCGCGCGCGGGCAGCGGCACTCTTGTTCGCCTGGTCGGCACGAATGGTGCGGAGCTGGCCAGCGTGATCCTGGGCAAGAACCGCCGACGAGGAGGGGAAACGGGCTTTGCGGACGGACGGTTCGTGCTGGCGGGCGGCAAACCCGCGCTGGTCGCCGAGACATTTTCCGGCCTGCCGACGCGGCCGGAGGACTGGATGAACACCCAGCTGGTGGATCTTTTCAGCTCGGACATTGACACGCTGACCTGGACACCACCGGCGAAACCGCCGCTGACACTGACGAACATCGCCGGCGAGCTGAAGCTCGCCAATCTGGCGACCAATGAAACGATGGACTCGCTCAAGGTCAGCCGGCTCAGTGGAATCGTCAGCTGGCTGCGGTTCGCCCAGGTCGCGGATCCTTCATTGCCGCCGTCAGAGACTGGTTTGGATCAGCCTGCGGTACTTGTGGCGCGCGCAAAGAACGGGCGCGAGTTTACGGTGAAGATCGGGCGAGAGGCGGGCACCAATGCGCAGCGGTATGTCAGCGTCTCGGCGGCATTTGCGGCGCCGAAGCCGCTGCCAGCTGCGCCGGCCGCGGATGCGAGCGAAGAGCAGAAGAAGCGGCACGAAGAGGAGACGAAGAAGATCAAGGAAGAGAATGAGAAGATTGAGGCGGAGATCCGGGAGCTGAACGAGCGCACAGCGCGGTGGGTGTATCTGGTGGAAGGGTCCAGGTTTGAGAACCTTCCACAGGAGCGGAAGGATCTCCTGCAGCCGCCGCCGGCCCCGGCAAGCACTTCGGGCGAAGGAGCGACGAACGCGGCTCCGGCCTCAGCGACCGCGCCGGCGGCGAGCGGCGTGACCAACGCGCCCTCGCAAGGAGGCCCGTCCACACCACCGCCCGCGGCGCCCTCCCCCGATGCGCCGGCAACCAATGCTCCTCCCGGCCCCACGGGCTAA
- a CDS encoding Gldg family protein, translating into MTNQPRGGRLLGSSLAAFVVVAAIVVAVNVILGGVVWRLDLTEDRIYTLSEGTRAVLRELDGPVTLKFFFNASDPQVPPHLRVYARAVSDLLREYEIEGRGKIVVETYDPVPDSDAADWARRYGIEPQPAGFFGPEVMFGLVAAKGDAEAVIPYLNPEDQERLEYDITRLIARLSKPKKPVVGLISSLPLLGGLGGMPFGPQPQRGWFAFTDLEKDYTVRQISETAETLEDDLEMLVIVHPKNLSEKLLYAIDQYLLRGGKILAFLDPLCLAEDQSRGPMGMMNFGAEGSTLGPLLGAWGVTWENSRVLADLEAATLLRSRDGRAVNNPMWLSLRPANMADDRLTAKIETLLMPTPGAFKVEPPEGVEARPLIRSSEAAGFVDSMTARFGESVGREFQPGRRREVLAVRLSGTFSTAFPKGEPGGDTNTTSTTSAPTNAVANTAITNEAAASATTNVAPTTAGAGHLGKSREPGLVVLVADADLLYDHFCLREVRLFGQTAYTPMNDNLTFFFGAVEELLGGARLAQIRSRGRMERPFEVVVALLRAAQERHLAEERALEQKLEETKRRLEELQAQKGNRQDLVLTPEQKVEIERFRREELETSRKLKEVRKNLRADIERLGAVVKAVNILGMPLLVGLGGIGFGLWRRSRR; encoded by the coding sequence ATGACGAATCAACCTCGCGGCGGACGACTGCTCGGCAGCAGTCTGGCGGCATTTGTGGTCGTCGCGGCGATCGTCGTCGCGGTGAACGTGATTCTCGGCGGGGTGGTGTGGAGATTGGACCTGACGGAGGACCGGATCTACACGCTTTCGGAGGGTACGCGGGCGGTTTTGCGAGAGCTGGACGGTCCGGTGACGCTGAAGTTTTTCTTCAACGCGAGCGATCCGCAGGTGCCGCCGCACCTACGGGTTTACGCGCGGGCGGTGTCCGATTTGCTGCGCGAGTACGAGATTGAAGGTCGCGGCAAGATCGTCGTGGAGACGTACGATCCGGTGCCGGACTCGGACGCTGCGGACTGGGCGAGGCGGTACGGGATCGAGCCGCAGCCGGCGGGCTTTTTCGGCCCCGAGGTGATGTTCGGGCTGGTGGCGGCCAAGGGCGATGCGGAGGCGGTGATCCCGTATCTGAACCCGGAGGACCAGGAGCGGCTCGAGTATGACATTACGCGGTTGATCGCACGGCTGTCGAAGCCGAAGAAGCCGGTGGTGGGGCTGATCAGCTCACTGCCCCTCTTGGGAGGGCTGGGCGGCATGCCGTTTGGTCCGCAGCCCCAGCGCGGCTGGTTCGCATTCACCGATCTGGAGAAGGACTACACGGTTCGGCAGATCAGTGAAACGGCGGAAACGTTGGAGGACGATCTGGAAATGCTGGTGATCGTCCATCCGAAGAATCTTTCGGAGAAGCTACTCTACGCGATCGATCAGTATCTGCTGCGCGGGGGGAAGATTCTGGCGTTTCTCGATCCGCTGTGCCTCGCGGAGGACCAGTCGCGCGGGCCGATGGGCATGATGAACTTCGGTGCGGAGGGCTCCACGTTGGGACCGCTGCTGGGCGCATGGGGGGTGACTTGGGAGAACTCGCGTGTGCTGGCCGATCTGGAGGCGGCGACGCTGTTGCGCAGCCGTGATGGTCGGGCGGTGAACAACCCGATGTGGCTGAGCCTCCGCCCCGCGAACATGGCCGACGACCGGCTCACCGCAAAAATTGAGACATTGCTGATGCCCACCCCCGGTGCGTTCAAGGTGGAGCCGCCGGAAGGAGTGGAGGCGCGGCCGTTGATCCGCAGTTCTGAGGCGGCCGGGTTTGTGGACTCCATGACCGCTCGTTTCGGGGAGAGCGTGGGGCGCGAGTTTCAGCCCGGTCGCCGGCGTGAGGTGCTGGCGGTGCGGTTGAGCGGGACCTTTTCGACCGCGTTTCCGAAGGGAGAGCCCGGTGGCGACACCAACACGACCTCGACGACGTCGGCCCCTACGAATGCGGTGGCCAACACCGCGATCACCAACGAGGCTGCGGCGTCCGCCACCACCAACGTGGCGCCGACGACCGCAGGGGCTGGTCACCTCGGGAAGAGCCGCGAGCCCGGCTTGGTGGTGCTGGTCGCGGATGCGGACTTGTTGTACGACCACTTCTGCCTGCGAGAGGTGCGGCTCTTCGGTCAAACCGCGTACACGCCGATGAACGACAACCTGACATTTTTCTTTGGGGCGGTGGAGGAGCTGCTCGGCGGTGCGCGACTGGCGCAGATCCGATCCCGGGGGCGGATGGAGCGGCCGTTTGAAGTGGTGGTGGCGCTGCTGCGCGCTGCGCAGGAGCGTCACCTGGCGGAGGAGCGCGCGCTCGAGCAGAAGCTCGAAGAGACGAAGCGACGTTTGGAGGAGCTGCAGGCGCAGAAGGGGAACCGCCAGGATCTGGTGCTGACGCCCGAACAGAAAGTGGAGATCGAGCGGTTCCGGCGCGAGGAGCTCGAAACCAGCCGGAAGCTGAAGGAGGTGCGAAAGAATCTGCGCGCCGACATCGAGCGGCTGGGCGCGGTGGTGAAAGCCGTGAACATTTTGGGGATGCCGCTGCTCGTCGGCCTGGGGGGCATCGGCTTCGGGCTGTGGCGCCGCAGCCGACGGTGA
- a CDS encoding ABC transporter permease subunit: MKLCSRTTWEIFKRELRAYFESPVAYVFLVFYLMLIMFLTFFVSRFYEANQADLKYFFFWFPWVNLLLVPAATMRLWAEERRTGTIELLLTFPVTLTEALAGKFFAAWAFMSLATVLTFPIVITTAWLGNPDGGAIVGGYIGAILLAGAYVAVGILTSTTTRNQVIGFVLAFVVCLFLALAGWPPVVDIVNRWAPSWLVNAVASLSVMPHFESLQRGVIDLRDVVYYASVMVLALFGAYLVLENRKSA, translated from the coding sequence ATGAAGCTCTGTTCGCGGACCACCTGGGAAATCTTCAAGCGGGAGCTCCGGGCGTACTTTGAATCGCCCGTCGCGTATGTGTTTCTCGTCTTCTACCTGATGCTGATCATGTTTCTGACGTTCTTCGTCAGCCGGTTTTACGAGGCAAACCAGGCGGATCTGAAGTACTTCTTTTTCTGGTTCCCCTGGGTGAACCTGTTGTTGGTGCCCGCCGCGACGATGCGGCTGTGGGCGGAGGAGCGGCGCACCGGCACGATCGAGCTGCTGCTGACGTTTCCGGTGACGCTGACCGAGGCGCTCGCGGGCAAGTTTTTCGCGGCGTGGGCGTTCATGTCGCTGGCGACGGTCCTCACGTTTCCGATCGTGATCACGACCGCCTGGCTGGGCAACCCGGACGGGGGAGCGATTGTCGGCGGGTACATCGGCGCGATTCTGCTGGCCGGCGCGTACGTCGCGGTGGGAATCCTCACCTCGACAACGACGCGGAACCAGGTGATCGGCTTTGTGCTCGCGTTTGTGGTGTGCCTGTTCCTGGCGCTGGCGGGCTGGCCGCCGGTCGTGGACATCGTGAACCGGTGGGCGCCGTCCTGGCTGGTGAACGCGGTCGCGTCCCTCAGCGTGATGCCGCATTTTGAATCGCTGCAGCGCGGCGTAATTGATCTGCGGGACGTGGTCTACTACGCGAGCGTGATGGTGCTGGCGTTGTTCGGCGCCTATCTGGTGCTCGAGAATCGCAAGTCGGCGTGA
- a CDS encoding ABC transporter ATP-binding protein produces the protein MLEVRNLHKRYGMIEAVRGISFTAAKGEILGVLGPNGAGKSTTMRMITGFLPPTAGTAVIAGFDIVEQPIEAKRRIGYLPENAPLYPEMTVTGFLDFVAGVRGYSGSERRDRVESAIQRCRLDAVRHQPIETLSKGYRQRVCFAQAVLHDPLLLVMDEPTDGLDPNQKFVVREMIRSMAAEKAILISTHILEEVEAVCTRAIIIDAGRIVAEGSPAELKTKHPSGRLDEVFRMLTQGTAEQVTAHR, from the coding sequence ATGCTCGAGGTCAGGAACCTGCACAAGCGGTACGGCATGATCGAAGCGGTGCGGGGGATATCCTTCACCGCGGCGAAGGGGGAGATTCTGGGCGTGCTGGGCCCGAACGGGGCCGGCAAATCGACGACGATGCGGATGATCACCGGTTTTCTGCCACCGACCGCGGGCACTGCGGTGATCGCTGGTTTCGACATTGTGGAGCAGCCGATTGAAGCGAAGCGGCGGATCGGCTATTTGCCGGAAAATGCCCCGTTGTATCCGGAGATGACGGTCACGGGGTTCCTGGACTTTGTGGCCGGCGTGCGGGGTTATTCCGGTTCAGAACGGCGCGATCGGGTCGAGTCGGCAATCCAACGCTGCCGTCTGGACGCGGTGCGGCATCAGCCCATTGAGACGCTGTCCAAAGGTTACCGACAGCGTGTGTGCTTCGCGCAGGCGGTACTGCACGATCCCTTGTTGCTGGTGATGGACGAACCGACCGACGGTCTGGATCCGAACCAGAAGTTTGTGGTTCGCGAAATGATTCGCTCCATGGCGGCAGAGAAAGCGATTCTGATTTCGACGCACATCCTCGAGGAGGTCGAGGCGGTTTGCACGCGGGCGATCATTATTGACGCGGGTCGGATCGTCGCGGAGGGCTCTCCGGCGGAGCTGAAGACGAAACATCCCTCCGGACGTCTGGATGAGGTCTTCCGGATGTTAACCCAAGGCACGGCGGAGCAGGTCACCGCGCACCGCTGA
- a CDS encoding ketose-bisphosphate aldolase: MIVTTKELFAHAYGRYAIGAYNINNLEQCMGLFQGNVQSRAPFIVQISKGARSYTHKKMLEALIRTANEIFPDAIFAVHLDHGDEATCYDCIDSGFYSSVMIDASSEPFEKNVEITKRVVDAAHAKGVVVEAELGMLGGVEEHVSVAESDAKLTDPAQAEEFVKRTGCDSLACAIGTSHGAYKFSGRQTLHFEVLEAIQKRLPGFPLVMHGSSSVPKEEVDRINAAGGQLKGTKGVDESQFKRAAQLGVTKVNIDTDGRLVWCRVHREHFRDHPENFDLRAPGKIFMKEYAAFIAHKNEVLGSAGQLDAVRAVVKPRA; this comes from the coding sequence ATGATTGTGACGACGAAGGAGTTGTTCGCGCACGCGTACGGCCGGTATGCGATCGGCGCGTACAACATCAACAACCTCGAGCAGTGCATGGGACTCTTTCAGGGGAACGTTCAGAGCCGCGCCCCGTTCATCGTGCAGATCTCGAAGGGCGCCAGGTCGTATACCCACAAGAAGATGCTGGAGGCGCTGATCCGGACCGCGAACGAGATCTTCCCCGATGCGATTTTCGCGGTGCACCTCGACCACGGTGACGAGGCGACCTGTTACGACTGCATCGACAGCGGTTTTTACAGCTCGGTGATGATTGATGCGAGCTCGGAGCCGTTCGAAAAGAACGTCGAGATTACCAAGCGCGTGGTGGATGCTGCGCACGCCAAGGGCGTGGTGGTCGAGGCGGAGCTCGGCATGTTGGGCGGCGTTGAGGAGCACGTCTCGGTGGCGGAGTCGGACGCGAAGCTGACCGATCCGGCGCAAGCCGAGGAGTTCGTGAAGCGGACCGGTTGCGACAGCCTGGCCTGCGCGATCGGCACCAGCCATGGCGCCTACAAGTTCAGCGGTCGGCAGACGCTGCACTTCGAGGTGCTGGAGGCGATTCAGAAGCGTCTGCCGGGCTTCCCGCTGGTGATGCATGGCTCCAGCTCGGTGCCGAAGGAGGAAGTGGACCGGATCAACGCGGCGGGCGGGCAGCTCAAGGGCACGAAAGGGGTGGACGAGTCGCAGTTCAAGCGCGCGGCGCAGCTGGGCGTCACCAAGGTGAACATCGACACGGACGGCCGGCTGGTGTGGTGCCGCGTGCACCGGGAGCATTTCCGCGATCATCCCGAGAACTTCGATTTGCGCGCGCCAGGAAAGATTTTCATGAAGGAGTATGCGGCGTTCATCGCGCACAAGAACGAGGTGCTCGGGAGCGCCGGTCAGCTCGACGCCGTGCGGGCGGTGGTTAAACCCCGCGCCTGA
- a CDS encoding cation diffusion facilitator family transporter produces the protein MVDSAPSPDPGTPARLRGWTGWLIRRVLGDGHDPAETAARQRLGEFEGFLSASVSLALAAAKAVLGLWSGSISLIADAVNNSADVASSLVIALSCRWARRPGDRRHPFGHGRLETVATLVLSFFLLAVALQVGAAGVRRLWRPEPAASPGWLLIAVSLTIGLKSALAHFARTAARLSRSSVIEADSWNHLFDIAATSLVFVALLGNRLGHPRLDGWAAIGVAAFIAGTGVRFARSALSALIGESVDDAQLARIRSLAASVHGVRGVHDVLVHSYGDARLISLHIEVDAALTLMEAHAMAEEVERRIAQATGAKVVAHTDPVDRAHPEYEAARRSLDRYAHDHADVAGFHDLRLTGPAGGADLSVDIVLHAEDRRRGEHEVSELRDRLCERLRRDVPGLRRIDLGFETESGATHEERRSYPP, from the coding sequence ATGGTCGACTCAGCGCCCTCGCCCGACCCCGGCACGCCTGCTCGGTTGCGCGGATGGACCGGATGGCTCATCCGGCGCGTGCTCGGAGACGGGCATGACCCCGCCGAGACGGCCGCCCGGCAGCGTCTCGGCGAGTTCGAAGGTTTTTTGAGCGCCTCCGTCAGCCTCGCGCTGGCCGCAGCCAAAGCGGTGCTGGGGCTTTGGTCCGGCAGCATCTCGTTGATCGCCGACGCGGTGAACAACTCGGCGGACGTCGCCAGCAGCCTGGTCATCGCATTGAGCTGTCGCTGGGCGCGCCGGCCCGGCGACCGCCGCCATCCGTTTGGCCACGGCCGCCTGGAGACGGTCGCCACACTGGTGCTGTCCTTCTTTCTGTTGGCGGTCGCTCTTCAGGTCGGCGCAGCGGGCGTGCGGCGTCTGTGGCGCCCCGAGCCCGCCGCGAGTCCCGGATGGTTGCTGATCGCGGTGTCGTTGACCATCGGACTCAAGTCAGCACTTGCACACTTCGCGCGGACCGCCGCGCGACTGTCCCGTTCCTCCGTCATCGAAGCCGATTCCTGGAACCATCTGTTCGACATCGCCGCGACGTCGCTGGTGTTCGTTGCGCTGCTCGGCAACCGGCTGGGGCATCCACGGCTCGATGGTTGGGCCGCCATCGGTGTCGCCGCATTCATCGCGGGGACCGGCGTGCGTTTCGCGCGCTCCGCGCTCAGCGCGCTGATCGGTGAGAGCGTCGACGATGCACAACTGGCGCGCATCCGTTCGCTCGCCGCCTCGGTCCACGGCGTGCGCGGTGTGCACGACGTGCTGGTGCACAGCTATGGTGACGCGCGCCTGATCTCGCTCCACATCGAGGTGGATGCCGCGCTCACCCTGATGGAAGCCCACGCGATGGCCGAAGAGGTCGAGCGCCGCATCGCGCAGGCGACCGGTGCAAAGGTCGTCGCGCACACCGATCCGGTGGACCGGGCACACCCCGAGTACGAGGCCGCGCGCCGATCGCTGGATCGTTACGCCCACGATCATGCGGACGTGGCCGGTTTTCACGACCTCCGCCTCACCGGCCCCGCCGGCGGTGCGGACCTCTCCGTCGACATCGTGCTGCACGCCGAGGACCGCCGCCGCGGTGAACACGAGGTGAGCGAGCTTCGCGACCGCCTCTGCGAACGGCTGCGCCGCGACGTGCCGGGGCTTCGACGCATCGATCTCGGTTTCGAGACTGAAAGCGGCGCAACGCACGAGGAGCGCCGCAGTTACCCACCATGA
- a CDS encoding tyrosine recombinase XerC, which produces MSRDQPGCAPLDPRLAADPAVRRFVEYLRAERDASPHTMSAYLGDLRQFVDAVWGAGASPPHPWTTCDRYAARRFLVELHRDGHSPATVARKASSLRCFFRFLLRENLAAANPFRGVHLPARQRRLPSVLTVAEVGRLLDAPARLADIRLARCDDPQRRRWIEYAAARDRAILELLYSTGMRVGECVGLRAAQVDELSGVVRVLGKGRKERICPLGRPALRALRTALKLRNELFPTLQGPTAPLFVNRRGGRLGARSVQRILKPYLAIANLSAEVTPHTLRHSFATHLLDAGADLRSVQELLGHASLSTTQLYTHVSIERLREVYERTHPRP; this is translated from the coding sequence ATGAGCCGCGACCAGCCCGGTTGCGCTCCCTTGGATCCTCGGCTGGCCGCCGATCCGGCCGTGCGTCGCTTTGTGGAGTACCTCCGCGCGGAACGGGACGCCTCGCCGCACACCATGTCCGCCTATTTGGGAGACTTGCGACAGTTCGTGGACGCCGTGTGGGGAGCGGGCGCGAGTCCGCCACATCCCTGGACCACCTGCGACCGATACGCCGCACGCCGGTTTCTGGTCGAGCTGCACCGCGACGGCCATTCGCCCGCTACGGTCGCCCGCAAGGCGTCGTCGCTGCGCTGCTTTTTCCGTTTTCTGCTGCGCGAGAACCTTGCCGCGGCCAATCCCTTTCGCGGTGTGCACCTTCCAGCGCGGCAGCGACGGCTCCCGTCGGTACTAACGGTCGCCGAGGTCGGCCGGCTGTTGGACGCACCCGCTCGCCTGGCCGACATTCGCCTCGCCCGCTGCGACGATCCTCAACGTCGCCGGTGGATCGAGTATGCCGCCGCCCGTGACCGCGCGATCCTCGAACTGCTCTACAGCACCGGCATGCGGGTCGGTGAATGCGTGGGTCTGCGGGCGGCGCAGGTGGATGAGCTGTCCGGAGTCGTCCGCGTGCTCGGCAAGGGACGCAAAGAGCGTATCTGCCCGCTGGGCCGCCCTGCGCTTCGCGCGCTACGCACCGCGCTGAAGCTGAGAAACGAGCTTTTCCCCACGCTTCAGGGACCCACAGCACCACTGTTTGTGAATCGCCGTGGCGGCCGCCTGGGCGCGCGATCCGTACAGCGGATCCTCAAACCGTACCTCGCGATCGCGAACCTCTCCGCCGAGGTGACGCCCCACACCCTCCGCCACAGTTTCGCCACTCACCTCCTTGATGCCGGCGCGGACCTGCGCAGCGTGCAAGAACTGCTCGGCCATGCAAGCCTCTCCACGACGCAGCTCTACACCCACGTGTCGATCGAACGCCTGCGCGAGGTCTACGAACGGACCCACCCCCGGCCCTGA
- a CDS encoding peptidylprolyl isomerase, with the protein MRSANRFVGGMLLVGVLASSAPANTLAQFRILGYSLNIQLEVELFDEEKPLTVANFVRLVESGAYARMFFHRLIPGFVIQGGGYRASPSYTGVEEVPHFGAISNEFATGPLRSNVRGTLAMAKVAGDPDSATCQFFINLGDNSANLDTQNGGFTVFGRVISDPQGALDFWNSLSKGVGIVDVGEPFEDLPVNYAGQQPPTFGNLIYCEISLLRISVSNAPGARILSWPTAVGLTNHLEAATSPAGPWTVVWSGVSAAPVITYADTNNAPTRFYRVRVR; encoded by the coding sequence ATGCGAAGTGCCAATCGGTTTGTCGGCGGCATGCTGCTGGTGGGCGTGTTGGCCAGCTCCGCTCCGGCCAACACGCTGGCGCAATTCCGGATCTTAGGCTATTCGCTGAACATTCAGCTGGAAGTGGAGCTTTTTGACGAGGAAAAGCCCCTCACCGTTGCGAACTTCGTCCGGCTGGTGGAATCGGGCGCGTATGCGCGGATGTTTTTTCACCGGTTGATCCCGGGTTTCGTGATTCAGGGGGGCGGCTATCGCGCCAGCCCCTCCTACACCGGCGTGGAAGAGGTGCCCCACTTCGGAGCGATCTCCAACGAGTTTGCCACTGGTCCGTTGCGATCCAATGTGCGCGGCACGCTGGCGATGGCGAAAGTCGCGGGCGACCCGGATTCCGCGACGTGCCAGTTTTTCATCAACCTTGGTGACAACTCCGCAAACCTCGACACCCAGAATGGCGGGTTCACGGTCTTTGGGCGCGTGATTTCTGATCCGCAGGGCGCGCTGGACTTCTGGAACTCTTTGTCGAAAGGCGTGGGGATCGTGGATGTCGGTGAGCCGTTCGAGGATCTGCCGGTCAACTATGCGGGTCAACAACCTCCGACATTCGGGAATCTCATTTACTGCGAGATCAGCCTGCTGCGGATCTCTGTGTCGAACGCGCCGGGGGCGCGGATTTTGAGCTGGCCGACCGCGGTCGGCCTGACGAACCATCTTGAAGCGGCCACCTCCCCGGCCGGTCCCTGGACCGTGGTCTGGTCAGGGGTTTCCGCTGCGCCCGTGATCACCTATGCTGACACCAACAACGCTCCGACCCGTTTTTACCGGGTACGCGTGAGGTGA
- a CDS encoding PQQ-like beta-propeller repeat protein: protein MVCWRQRSLCNKGVFGMHRWLWVWMAAPLGMGSLVRGASGDWPQWRGPDRTGVVTGEGLLQSWPEGGPRLLWTSREAGRGYSTPVQVGDRLYLLGTLEGETESLIALDARDGRRVWATPFGRMQGGHPGPRSTPTWADGRLFVLSSDGKLLCAEAPSGARVWMRDLVAEFDGRCGSWAYAESPLVDGDRVICTPGGTNATIVALDRANGRTLWTCAVRRARETETGARRSRRPYGTAGYASVVAAEIGGVRQYVQFLDGGVVGVAAEDGRLLWAWDAPASPVANCMTPIVAGDVVFAASAYNTGGGAARIVRRADNFEVRPMWFLREFQNHHGGVVLVDGHLYGTGASQLFCVELATGRIAWSAPSVGKGSIAAAGRRLYVRSENGPVALVEANPVAYIERGRFEQPDRSEEKAWPHPVIAGGRLYLRDQSLVLCYDLRLAP from the coding sequence ATGGTGTGCTGGCGTCAGCGATCCTTGTGCAACAAGGGGGTGTTTGGGATGCATCGTTGGCTGTGGGTGTGGATGGCTGCTCCGTTGGGGATGGGGTCGCTGGTGCGGGGAGCGAGCGGCGACTGGCCCCAATGGCGAGGTCCGGATCGGACCGGCGTGGTGACCGGAGAGGGATTGCTGCAGTCATGGCCGGAGGGTGGGCCGCGGTTGCTCTGGACATCGCGGGAGGCGGGCCGCGGTTACTCCACGCCCGTGCAGGTGGGCGACCGCCTGTACCTGCTGGGGACGTTGGAGGGGGAGACAGAAAGCCTTATTGCGCTGGATGCGAGGGACGGTCGACGCGTTTGGGCGACTCCCTTCGGGCGCATGCAAGGGGGTCATCCGGGGCCGCGCTCGACGCCGACGTGGGCGGATGGCCGGCTGTTCGTACTGAGTTCGGACGGAAAACTGTTGTGTGCAGAGGCCCCCAGCGGCGCGCGCGTGTGGATGCGGGACCTCGTCGCTGAGTTTGACGGCCGTTGCGGTTCGTGGGCATATGCGGAGTCACCGCTGGTGGATGGGGACCGTGTTATTTGCACGCCGGGTGGCACGAACGCGACGATCGTGGCGCTGGACCGGGCGAACGGGCGAACGTTGTGGACGTGTGCGGTGCGGCGTGCGCGGGAGACCGAAACTGGTGCGCGTCGCTCACGGCGGCCGTACGGAACCGCGGGCTATGCCTCGGTTGTTGCGGCGGAGATTGGAGGCGTCCGGCAATACGTGCAGTTTCTTGACGGCGGCGTGGTCGGTGTGGCGGCGGAGGATGGACGACTGCTGTGGGCATGGGACGCGCCCGCGAGCCCGGTTGCGAACTGCATGACGCCCATCGTAGCCGGCGACGTGGTGTTTGCGGCGTCTGCCTACAACACGGGTGGTGGGGCGGCGCGCATCGTGCGGCGCGCCGACAACTTTGAGGTGCGGCCGATGTGGTTCCTCCGGGAGTTTCAGAACCACCACGGGGGAGTGGTGCTGGTGGACGGCCATCTGTATGGTACCGGCGCCAGCCAGCTGTTTTGTGTCGAGCTGGCGACCGGCCGGATTGCCTGGTCGGCGCCCTCGGTGGGCAAAGGATCCATCGCTGCGGCCGGCCGGCGTCTGTACGTGCGCAGTGAGAACGGCCCGGTGGCGCTGGTGGAGGCCAATCCTGTGGCCTACATCGAGCGGGGACGGTTCGAGCAGCCGGATCGGAGTGAAGAAAAAGCGTGGCCGCACCCGGTCATTGCAGGGGGGCGATTGTACCTGCGGGATCAGTCGCTGGTGCTCTGTTACGACCTTCGGCTCGCTCCCTGA